One window of Populus nigra chromosome 5, ddPopNigr1.1, whole genome shotgun sequence genomic DNA carries:
- the LOC133694268 gene encoding heavy metal-associated isoprenylated plant protein 35-like — translation MATGTEAKEGGSVENKEPPLKYKTLVLKVSVHCEECKRKVKKILNNIDGVYTTDVDLRQQKATVIGNVDADTLIKKLIKKTGKHAELWPEKADNNQKDKKKGKGKKKEKEKGKEKESEQESSGEEGSDGENEKEVKGKTEGCQTVTSQGGGQSPVTDKKVDGQSEVGAGGSAGGGKKKKKKKKKKAHTAGNNNTVDEAEHSVRAPAGTGSPTLGNVHVQIAQPTNYHSPQRQHVYDYPATTYYAPTVYAVSSNVACPSTFYGASYYSPPYSYACMHSPSDLDSYPPQPSGSFEIFSDENPNACSIM, via the exons ATGGCAACAGGGACAGAAGCTAAAGAAGGAGGATCAGTAGAAAACAAAGAGCCACCTCTCAAGTACAAG ACATTGGTCTTGAAGGTCTCAGTTCACTGTGAAGAGTGCAAGAGGAAGGTCAAAAAGATCTTGAATAATATAGATG GCGTGTACACCACAGATGTTGATTTAAGGCAACAAAAGGCCACGGTAATAGGGAATGTTGATGCAGATACTTTAATCAAGAAACTTATAAAAAAGACAGGGAAGCATGCAGAGTTGTGGCCTGAAAAAGCTGATAACAATcagaaagataaaaagaaaggaaaaggaaagaagaaagagaaagagaaagggaaagagaaagaaagtgaaCAAGAAAGCAGCGGTGAAGAAGGCAGTGACGGtgaaaatgagaaagaagttaaagGCAAGACTGAAGGTTGTCAAACTGTTACCTCACAGGGAGGTGGCCAGTCACCGGTGACTGACAAGAAAGTTGATGGTCAGAGTGAGGTTGGAGCCGGGGGTAGTGCTGGTGGtggtaagaagaagaagaagaagaagaaaaagaaggcgCATACAGCAGGAAACAACAACACTGTTGATGAGGCTGAACATTCTGTTCGTGCGCCAGCAGGCACTGGATCGCCAACTCTTGGGAATGTTCATGTCCAAATCGCACAGCCTACCAATTATCACAGCCCTCAACGTCAGCATGTGTATGACTACCCAGCAACAACTTACTATGCACCCACGGTGTACGCTGTGAGCAGCAATGTCGCATGCCCTAGCACTTTTTATGGTGCCTCATACTATTCCCCACCGTATTCCTACGCGTGTATGCATTCGCCGTCCGATTTGGATTCATATCCGCCACAGCCGTCCGGTTCATTCGAGATTTTTAGCGACGAAAACCCCAATGCGTGCTCAATTATGTGA